The following coding sequences are from one Streptococcus mitis window:
- the glmS gene encoding glutamine--fructose-6-phosphate transaminase (isomerizing) translates to MCGIVGVVGNTNATDILIQGLEKLEYRGYDSAGIFVLGGAENHLVKAVGRIAELSAKTAGVEGTTGIGHTRWATHGKPTEDNAHPHRSETERFVLVHNGVIENYLEIKEEYLAGHHFKGQTDTEIAVHLIGKFAEEEGLSVLEAFKKALHIIRGSYAFALVDSQDPEVIYVAKNKSPLLIGLGEGYNMVCSDAMAMIRETNQYMEIHDQELVIVKADSVEVQDYEGNSRERASYTAELDLSDIGKGTYPYYMLKEIDEQPTVMRKLIQAYTDEAGQVVVDPAIIQAVQEADRIYILAAGTSYHAGFASKKMLEELTDTPVELGISSEWGYGMPLLSKKPLFIFISQSGETADSRQVLVKANEMGIPSLTVTNVPGSTLSREANHTMLLHAGPEIAVASTKAYTAQIAVLAFLAKAVGEANGNAKAQAFDLVHELSIVAQSIESTLSEKETIEAKVRELLETTRNAFYIGRGQDYYVAMEASLKLKEISYIQCEGFAAGELKHGTIALIEEGTPVLALLSDPVLANHTRGNIQEVAARGAKVLTIAEENVAKETDDIVLTTVHPYLSPISMVVPTQLVAYFATLHRGLDVDKPRNLAKSVTVE, encoded by the coding sequence ATGTGTGGAATTGTTGGTGTTGTTGGAAACACAAATGCAACTGATATTTTGATTCAAGGGCTTGAAAAGCTCGAATACCGTGGCTATGATTCTGCGGGAATTTTTGTCCTAGGTGGTGCTGAAAATCACCTAGTCAAGGCTGTAGGTCGTATCGCAGAATTGTCTGCTAAAACAGCTGGTGTTGAGGGAACAACTGGTATCGGACATACTCGTTGGGCAACTCATGGGAAACCAACGGAAGATAATGCTCACCCACACCGCTCTGAGACAGAACGTTTTGTTTTGGTGCACAATGGGGTGATTGAGAACTACCTTGAAATCAAGGAAGAATACCTTGCAGGTCACCACTTCAAAGGGCAAACAGATACGGAAATAGCCGTTCACTTGATTGGAAAATTTGCGGAAGAAGAAGGTCTCTCAGTTCTTGAAGCCTTCAAAAAAGCTCTTCATATCATACGTGGTTCTTATGCTTTTGCCTTGGTTGACTCACAAGATCCTGAAGTCATCTACGTAGCTAAAAATAAATCACCACTTTTGATTGGTCTTGGAGAAGGCTATAACATGGTCTGCTCAGATGCTATGGCTATGATTCGTGAGACCAACCAATACATGGAAATTCATGACCAAGAGTTGGTAATCGTCAAGGCGGATAGCGTGGAAGTTCAAGACTATGAAGGTAATAGTCGTGAGCGTGCTAGCTACACTGCTGAGCTAGACTTATCTGATATCGGTAAGGGAACTTATCCTTACTACATGCTCAAGGAAATTGATGAGCAACCAACTGTTATGCGTAAACTCATCCAAGCCTACACAGATGAGGCTGGTCAAGTAGTGGTAGATCCTGCTATCATCCAGGCCGTTCAAGAGGCAGACCGTATTTACATCCTTGCAGCTGGAACATCTTACCACGCAGGATTTGCTTCTAAGAAGATGCTGGAAGAATTGACAGATACACCAGTTGAACTTGGAATCTCATCTGAGTGGGGCTACGGTATGCCACTTCTCAGCAAGAAACCACTCTTCATCTTTATCAGCCAGTCTGGTGAAACAGCGGATAGTCGTCAGGTTTTGGTTAAGGCTAATGAAATGGGAATCCCAAGCTTGACAGTAACAAACGTACCAGGTTCAACTCTTTCACGTGAAGCCAACCATACCATGCTCCTTCATGCAGGTCCTGAAATTGCCGTGGCATCAACAAAGGCCTATACAGCGCAAATCGCAGTCCTTGCCTTCCTTGCAAAAGCAGTAGGAGAAGCAAATGGCAATGCCAAAGCGCAAGCCTTTGATTTGGTTCATGAATTGTCAATTGTAGCTCAGTCTATCGAATCAACTCTTTCAGAGAAAGAAACCATTGAAGCCAAGGTTCGTGAGCTACTTGAAACAACTCGTAACGCCTTTTACATCGGACGTGGTCAAGATTACTACGTAGCCATGGAAGCAAGCCTTAAACTCAAAGAGATTTCTTATATCCAGTGTGAAGGCTTTGCGGCAGGAGAACTCAAGCACGGAACTATTGCCTTGATTGAAGAAGGAACGCCTGTCTTGGCTCTCTTGTCAGATCCAGTCCTTGCCAACCACACTCGTGGAAATATCCAAGAGGTGGCAGCCCGTGGTGCCAAAGTCCTCACTATCGCAGAAGAAAATGTTGCTAAAGAGACAGACGATATCGTCCTTACGACCGTACACCCTTACCTCTCACCAATTTCAATGGTTGTGCCAACGCAATTAGTCGCTTACTTTGCAACACTCCACCGTGGCCTCGATGTGGATAAACCACGTAATCTTGCTAAGTCAGTAACGGTAGAATAA
- a CDS encoding LLM class flavin-dependent oxidoreductase encodes MVELGISTFGETTELEGTGQTYSHAERIRQLLAEIELADKVGLDVYGIGEHHRADFAISAPEIVLAAGAVNTKKIRLTSAVSILSSMDPIRLFQQYATIDALSNGRAEIMAGRGSFTESFPLFGYDLKDYEALFDEKLDLLQLVNEKTKLDWQGRLTQTISGKEVYPRPVQDKLPLWIATGGHVESTVKIAQAGLPIVYAIIGGNPRYFKKLIQAYREIGSEAGYASQELKVGAHSWGWIAEDGKQAVKYYFHPTKQVVDAISKDRPHWQELRYEQYLEQVGPNGAMFVGNPDQVAEKLIRMIEDLGLDRFMLHLPLGSMPHDQVLRAIELFGMQVAPKVREYFAMKEA; translated from the coding sequence GTGGTAGAATTGGGAATTTCAACATTTGGGGAAACAACGGAGCTTGAAGGGACTGGACAGACTTACAGTCATGCCGAACGCATTCGCCAGTTGCTGGCAGAGATTGAACTGGCTGACAAGGTTGGTTTGGATGTGTATGGGATTGGTGAGCACCATCGAGCGGATTTTGCGATATCTGCTCCAGAGATTGTTCTGGCAGCTGGGGCAGTCAATACCAAGAAAATCCGTTTGACCAGTGCAGTCAGCATTCTCTCGAGCATGGATCCGATTCGTTTGTTCCAACAGTATGCCACTATTGATGCTTTGTCAAATGGACGTGCGGAGATTATGGCCGGAAGGGGTTCTTTCACGGAATCTTTTCCCTTGTTTGGCTATGATTTGAAAGACTACGAAGCTCTTTTTGATGAGAAATTAGACTTGCTTCAATTAGTCAATGAAAAGACAAAACTAGATTGGCAAGGTCGATTGACCCAAACAATCTCTGGCAAAGAAGTTTATCCTCGTCCAGTTCAGGACAAATTGCCCTTGTGGATAGCGACAGGTGGTCATGTCGAATCAACTGTGAAGATTGCTCAGGCTGGTCTACCGATTGTTTATGCTATTATTGGTGGCAATCCGCGTTATTTTAAAAAGTTGATTCAGGCTTATCGTGAGATTGGGAGCGAAGCGGGCTATGCCAGTCAGGAACTAAAGGTTGGAGCTCATTCTTGGGGATGGATTGCTGAGGATGGCAAGCAGGCGGTGAAATATTATTTCCATCCGACCAAGCAAGTGGTGGATGCTATTTCTAAAGATCGTCCGCACTGGCAGGAATTGCGTTATGAGCAATATTTGGAGCAAGTTGGGCCAAATGGTGCTATGTTTGTGGGCAATCCAGATCAGGTGGCCGAAAAATTGATTCGTATGATTGAAGACTTAGGTTTGGACCGCTTCATGCTCCATCTACCGCTTGGTTCCATGCCCCATGACCAGGTTCTGAGAGCTATTGAACTATTCGGAATGCAAGTGGCACCCAAAGTACGGGAATACTTTGCCATGAAAGAGGCTTAA
- a CDS encoding uroporphyrinogen decarboxylase family protein — MTSKRELVFRAIRGEEVERVPVGFWFHFVTLEEKGQGLNNPRIFQKSVEGHRKYVDRIHPDFVKIMSDGFFIYPSNVYSPSVTSIQELASIESIDENHPWIQQQVEVVQAIRATFTEEIASFYNIFSPISYLKRWFRTETSRGDKEVADLLLENPELFREILDVIAEDIAILTKAIIQDGGADGIYLSTQEIQDQRITAELYQTYIEPSNIKVLEAANQAGGVNILHICGFQGASNDVTIFKDYPAQVFNWATHHEAVNLPQGQELFHGKAVLGGFENGKQSLLYGGSKAELQEETKRLLAEAGSRGVLLGADCTVPDDFELERLDWIRQAAVL, encoded by the coding sequence ATGACAAGTAAAAGAGAACTAGTTTTTAGAGCCATCCGAGGAGAAGAAGTGGAACGGGTTCCTGTTGGCTTTTGGTTCCATTTTGTAACGCTGGAGGAAAAAGGACAAGGTTTAAATAATCCACGCATCTTTCAAAAAAGTGTAGAGGGACATCGGAAGTACGTTGATAGAATTCATCCTGATTTTGTCAAAATAATGAGTGACGGTTTTTTCATTTATCCAAGTAATGTCTATAGTCCTTCTGTTACAAGTATTCAGGAGTTGGCTTCTATTGAGTCAATTGATGAAAATCATCCTTGGATTCAGCAACAAGTAGAAGTAGTACAAGCCATTCGAGCAACCTTCACTGAGGAGATTGCTTCATTCTACAATATCTTTTCTCCGATTTCCTACCTGAAACGGTGGTTTCGTACAGAAACTTCTAGAGGTGATAAGGAGGTTGCTGATCTATTACTTGAAAATCCAGAGCTATTCAGGGAGATTTTAGATGTAATAGCTGAGGATATCGCTATCCTAACCAAGGCAATCATTCAGGATGGTGGAGCAGATGGGATTTACCTCAGTACACAAGAAATTCAGGATCAACGCATCACAGCAGAATTGTATCAAACCTATATTGAGCCAAGCAACATAAAGGTTTTAGAAGCTGCCAATCAGGCAGGTGGGGTCAATATCCTGCATATCTGCGGTTTCCAAGGTGCCAGTAACGATGTGACTATTTTCAAAGATTATCCGGCCCAGGTTTTCAACTGGGCAACCCACCATGAAGCAGTCAATTTGCCTCAAGGTCAGGAGCTATTTCATGGTAAAGCGGTCCTGGGTGGTTTTGAAAATGGGAAGCAGAGCCTGCTTTATGGAGGTAGCAAGGCTGAACTACAAGAGGAAACCAAACGCTTGTTAGCTGAGGCTGGAAGTAGAGGAGTTCTTCTTGGAGCGGATTGCACAGTTCCAGATGACTTTGAATTAGAAAGATTGGACTGGATTCGTCAGGCTGCTGTTTTATAA
- a CDS encoding uroporphyrinogen decarboxylase family protein: MSEKREWVLKAFRGEVVDRVPVGFWHHFTSEEEWLKGFSNPVIIEKNIQGHKRFIRDLHPDFIKLMSDGYFAYPNPVIAKGKSLQELAEIEPLGEDHPWIREQVELVKKIKQEFTEDIVAIYNIFAPVTYLKWLLGEVSGGDDLIADFLVQDSQKLKKVLDVIAQDIASLSQAIIKDAGADGIYLSVQSIQDARVSVEDYQEIIAPSELTVLNAAKSVGGVNILHICGYEGARNDIHIFADYPAHVFNWAVGPEGISLKEGREIFKGRAVLGGFENGKDGLLYRGSKEEIQAETKRLIEETGKDGLILGADCTIPSDIAVERIQWVREALAK; encoded by the coding sequence ATGTCAGAAAAAAGAGAATGGGTTTTAAAAGCATTTAGAGGAGAAGTGGTTGACCGTGTACCTGTAGGTTTTTGGCACCACTTTACATCAGAAGAGGAATGGTTAAAGGGATTTTCAAATCCAGTGATTATTGAAAAGAATATACAAGGTCACAAACGTTTTATCCGTGACCTACATCCAGACTTTATCAAGTTGATGAGTGATGGCTATTTTGCTTATCCAAATCCAGTTATTGCCAAAGGAAAGTCACTCCAAGAGTTGGCAGAGATTGAACCTCTGGGTGAAGATCATCCGTGGATTAGAGAGCAGGTAGAATTAGTGAAGAAGATTAAGCAGGAGTTTACGGAAGATATTGTTGCCATTTACAATATATTTGCGCCTGTGACCTACCTCAAATGGTTACTTGGAGAAGTGTCTGGCGGAGATGATCTCATTGCAGATTTCTTAGTTCAAGATTCTCAGAAATTGAAAAAAGTACTTGATGTAATTGCGCAAGATATCGCTAGCTTGAGTCAAGCTATTATTAAAGATGCAGGAGCAGACGGTATCTATCTCAGTGTGCAAAGTATTCAGGATGCGCGTGTTTCTGTTGAAGACTATCAGGAGATTATTGCGCCGAGTGAACTGACTGTTTTAAATGCAGCTAAGTCGGTTGGTGGGGTAAATATCCTTCATATCTGTGGCTATGAAGGAGCTCGAAACGATATTCATATCTTTGCCGACTATCCAGCTCATGTTTTTAACTGGGCAGTTGGTCCAGAAGGAATTAGCCTAAAAGAAGGTCGTGAGATTTTCAAGGGTCGTGCTGTTCTGGGAGGATTTGAAAATGGTAAAGATGGCCTTCTCTATCGAGGCAGTAAGGAAGAAATTCAAGCTGAAACCAAACGCTTGATAGAAGAAACAGGTAAAGATGGCCTCATACTTGGGGCAGATTGTACCATTCCGAGCGATATTGCAGTTGAGCGTATCCAGTGGGTGAGAGAAGCATTAGCTAAATAA
- a CDS encoding transporter substrate-binding domain-containing protein, protein MSKKTWIIGGVAVVAVLGATIVGRTLAGASAKGADAASSGQVTTLKVAHTQNYVPYDFIDEKGGSDGYEVAVLKAVDEKLADYKFEYTGTSDDDLLIGLESGKYDIGTKGAWYTDERAKKFIIPSEPVGASIIGFTVRKEDEAKYKNIDDFAKNKGKLVPISPQNAQWNVINSYNDKHKDTSIELTAAESFKVADAYAWVLEGRYDAFFDIKLSFEKAVTAEDGSYHQYADKLSWFPYKGIPTYPLIHRDEKGEKFAKEYEKAIKELKEDGTLAKLSQKYFKEDVFSYVDKD, encoded by the coding sequence ATGAGTAAGAAAACATGGATTATTGGTGGAGTTGCAGTTGTGGCAGTTCTTGGAGCAACGATTGTTGGTAGAACTTTGGCGGGAGCATCTGCTAAAGGTGCAGATGCAGCTTCGTCTGGACAAGTAACAACTTTAAAAGTTGCCCATACTCAAAACTATGTCCCTTATGATTTTATTGACGAAAAAGGGGGATCAGATGGTTATGAAGTCGCTGTTTTAAAGGCGGTTGATGAGAAATTAGCAGATTATAAATTTGAGTATACTGGAACTAGTGATGATGATCTCTTGATTGGACTTGAGTCTGGCAAGTACGATATTGGAACTAAAGGTGCTTGGTATACAGATGAACGGGCTAAGAAATTCATTATTCCATCTGAGCCAGTAGGAGCCAGCATTATTGGTTTTACTGTCAGAAAAGAAGATGAAGCCAAATACAAGAATATTGATGATTTCGCCAAAAACAAAGGAAAATTAGTACCCATCTCTCCTCAAAATGCCCAGTGGAATGTTATCAATAGCTATAATGACAAGCATAAAGATACATCAATTGAGTTGACAGCTGCTGAATCCTTCAAAGTGGCAGATGCTTATGCTTGGGTTTTAGAAGGACGTTATGATGCTTTCTTTGACATCAAGTTGTCTTTTGAAAAAGCAGTGACAGCAGAGGATGGTTCTTACCACCAATATGCGGACAAACTTAGCTGGTTCCCTTATAAAGGAATCCCAACCTATCCATTGATTCACCGTGATGAAAAGGGCGAGAAGTTTGCTAAAGAGTATGAAAAAGCTATTAAAGAATTAAAAGAAGACGGCACTCTAGCTAAACTTTCTCAAAAATACTTTAAAGAAGATGTCTTTAGTTACGTTGATAAAGATTAG
- a CDS encoding amino acid ABC transporter permease: MVSYDFSRVFQFLPTLWQALPMTLSILFFTTILGSLFGGLLAWAQVGEDKTFAGLSKGYIFTLRCTPPIVLLFLVFYGLPEFLKWWLNLDINNWSKTVFVLFTMVLLFAAIIAEVFKASYQAIPKGQMEAGVSIGLTPSQTFWRIIFPQAFQVALPNMTTAILNLMRDAALAYTIGFVDVMGAGNLLISRNLGNYSLETYTAVAILYWGVALAVSFLSRLLEKSLETKGR; this comes from the coding sequence ATGGTTTCATATGATTTTTCAAGAGTGTTCCAATTTTTACCCACCTTATGGCAGGCTCTTCCTATGACCTTGTCCATTCTCTTTTTTACTACAATTCTTGGTTCCCTTTTCGGTGGCTTATTGGCTTGGGCTCAAGTGGGAGAAGATAAGACTTTTGCAGGTCTTTCTAAGGGCTATATTTTCACTCTTCGCTGTACTCCCCCCATTGTCTTACTGTTTTTAGTTTTTTATGGTTTACCTGAATTTTTAAAATGGTGGCTGAATTTAGATATCAACAACTGGTCTAAGACGGTCTTCGTCTTATTCACCATGGTCTTGCTATTTGCGGCTATCATTGCAGAAGTATTTAAGGCGTCTTATCAGGCAATCCCCAAAGGTCAGATGGAGGCTGGAGTCAGTATTGGTCTGACACCCAGTCAGACATTTTGGAGAATCATTTTTCCTCAGGCTTTTCAAGTGGCTCTTCCAAATATGACGACCGCTATTCTAAATTTGATGCGGGATGCTGCCCTAGCATATACGATTGGTTTTGTAGATGTCATGGGGGCTGGGAATCTCTTAATCAGTCGTAATTTGGGGAATTACTCTCTTGAAACCTATACAGCGGTTGCCATTCTTTATTGGGGTGTAGCCTTGGCTGTTTCCTTCTTGAGTCGCTTGTTAGAAAAATCTTTGGAAACGAAAGGGAGATAG
- a CDS encoding amino acid ABC transporter permease: MDLDYIAKTFLETLKGVPTTLIIMIVAMVLSFLPALFLALGQIYKVKGVRTFSLVYLAFIRATPPILLILFFYSLFPSLLNQFLKSIGSDVDIFKLNPIYYAFIIYSLMTTGSLSEILRSAILTVDKGQLEAAQAIGLTTSQAYVRIIFPQALRSALPNLANLVINIVKGTSLVFVMTIKDITAIARVEASYGYQYFESYFVIFLQYILICGLIQWGFSILEKRYIRREQGQVVPRTGLA; encoded by the coding sequence ATGGATTTAGACTATATTGCAAAAACCTTTTTAGAGACCTTAAAAGGGGTACCGACCACCTTGATTATCATGATTGTAGCCATGGTCTTAAGTTTTCTACCAGCCTTGTTTTTAGCTCTGGGACAAATATATAAAGTCAAAGGTGTTCGAACTTTCTCTCTCGTGTATCTAGCTTTTATAAGAGCAACACCTCCGATTTTGCTGATTCTTTTCTTTTATAGTTTGTTTCCGAGTTTGCTCAATCAATTTCTCAAAAGCATAGGAAGTGATGTTGATATCTTTAAACTCAATCCGATCTATTATGCTTTTATTATCTATAGTTTGATGACGACAGGTAGTTTATCAGAAATCTTACGTTCGGCTATTTTGACTGTGGATAAGGGACAATTAGAAGCTGCACAAGCGATTGGCTTAACCACTAGTCAAGCTTATGTGAGGATTATTTTTCCACAGGCCTTGCGATCAGCCCTGCCCAATCTGGCTAATCTAGTTATAAATATTGTAAAAGGAACCTCTTTGGTCTTTGTGATGACCATTAAGGATATTACAGCTATTGCCCGTGTTGAAGCATCTTATGGTTATCAGTATTTTGAATCCTATTTTGTGATCTTTTTACAGTACATTCTTATTTGCGGATTGATTCAATGGGGCTTTTCAATCTTAGAGAAACGCTATATTCGAAGAGAACAGGGACAAGTGGTGCCCCGTACAGGTTTAGCATAG
- a CDS encoding amino acid ABC transporter ATP-binding protein translates to MLQVEHVAKKFGDRQVLEDVNLKVNQGDVVVILGPSGSGKTTFLRCLNHLEKADSGSLKLADKEYDLGKLTKKDILEIRQKTAFVFQHYNLFANKTALENILEGLIIARKIPKEEATKRAEAALEKVGLLAYKDYYPSQLSGGQQQRIGIARAIAVKPEVILLDEPTSALDPELVGDVLDVLKQLAKEGVTMVVVTHEMGFARDVANHVIFMDGGKIVEENNAHDFFSRPQEERTKQFLARILSDATYSVEYMI, encoded by the coding sequence ATGTTACAAGTAGAACATGTTGCAAAAAAATTTGGAGACAGACAAGTCCTAGAAGATGTTAATCTCAAGGTCAACCAAGGGGATGTGGTTGTAATATTGGGGCCATCTGGATCAGGTAAAACGACTTTTCTCAGATGTCTCAATCATTTAGAAAAAGCCGATAGTGGCTCTTTGAAGCTTGCTGATAAAGAATACGATCTTGGCAAATTGACCAAAAAAGATATTTTAGAAATTCGCCAGAAGACTGCCTTTGTTTTTCAACATTATAATTTATTTGCTAATAAAACGGCCTTGGAAAATATTTTGGAGGGCTTGATTATTGCTCGGAAAATTCCTAAGGAAGAAGCAACCAAACGTGCGGAAGCTGCCTTAGAAAAAGTTGGTTTACTAGCTTATAAAGATTACTATCCCTCTCAGCTTTCTGGAGGCCAGCAACAACGAATCGGCATTGCGCGTGCCATCGCTGTGAAACCAGAGGTCATTTTATTAGATGAGCCAACGTCAGCCTTGGATCCAGAGTTGGTAGGGGATGTTTTAGATGTTTTAAAACAGTTAGCTAAAGAAGGAGTTACTATGGTAGTAGTGACACATGAGATGGGTTTTGCTAGAGATGTAGCCAATCATGTCATTTTTATGGATGGCGGGAAAATTGTTGAAGAAAATAATGCCCATGATTTCTTTAGTCGCCCACAGGAAGAACGAACCAAGCAATTTTTGGCACGAATTCTTTCGGATGCGACCTATAGTGTAGAATATATGATTTGA